A genomic region of Petrotoga sibirica DSM 13575 contains the following coding sequences:
- a CDS encoding carbohydrate ABC transporter permease, giving the protein MNKKKKTQRIKILTIILLAVGSLWPAFPVFWMVLNSFKPNNEIFAWPPIWISENFSLESYFSIFTSPEKLRYFLNSYFICGVVVLLTLFISILASYAFSRFDFPGKKIINVMIISMQAIPPITLLIPYLSLIVTLRLYNTYGALILTYLLFTLPYAILIMTGYMNTLPKELDEAVRIDGGTRLNALWKVLIPSAVPGLISVGMYTFLRAWNEYLFALTLTKTREMRTVPVGISLLMGQHAYNWSEMLTMSVLGSLPVVILFLIFQKYFISGMTAGAVKS; this is encoded by the coding sequence ATGAATAAGAAGAAAAAAACTCAACGAATTAAAATCCTGACCATTATTTTACTTGCTGTAGGAAGTTTATGGCCAGCTTTTCCAGTTTTTTGGATGGTGCTAAATTCATTTAAACCTAATAATGAGATTTTTGCTTGGCCTCCTATTTGGATTTCAGAGAACTTTTCTTTGGAAAGCTATTTTTCAATTTTTACAAGCCCTGAAAAATTACGCTATTTTTTAAACAGTTATTTTATTTGCGGTGTTGTGGTACTTTTAACCTTATTTATCAGTATCTTAGCTTCATATGCTTTTAGCAGATTTGACTTCCCCGGAAAAAAAATTATTAATGTTATGATTATTAGTATGCAGGCAATTCCGCCTATTACTTTGCTGATTCCCTATCTTAGTTTAATAGTTACATTAAGACTATACAACACTTATGGTGCTTTAATTTTAACCTATTTACTATTCACACTACCCTATGCAATACTAATAATGACTGGATATATGAATACTTTACCCAAAGAACTAGACGAGGCAGTAAGAATAGATGGAGGGACTCGACTTAATGCTTTGTGGAAGGTGCTAATCCCTTCAGCAGTTCCAGGATTGATATCAGTTGGAATGTATACTTTTTTACGTGCATGGAACGAATATCTATTTGCCTTAACATTAACGAAAACTAGAGAGATGCGAACTGTTCCAGTTGGAATTAGTTTATTAATGGGACAGCATGCTTATAACTGGAGTGAAATGTTGACTATGAGTGTTCTTGGATCCTTACCCGTTGTTATCTTATTTCTTATTTTTCAAAAATATTTTATCAGTGGAATGACTGCAGGAGCCGTAAAGAGCTAA
- a CDS encoding ketose-bisphosphate aldolase, with protein MLMNLKELLEVANKKYFAVPAFNISDYSMFNGIFEAVEEKQSPVIIAIHPNELAHIRVEMITSIIQKINKSRIPASIHLDHGSSLKEIVTAIQSGFTSVMIDGSNLPIEENIDLTKKVVEIAHYVNISVEGELGTIGSTDTESETKINEIIYTNPDDAVYFVKKTGIDALAIAIGTSHGLYPKGVKPKLKLEILKKIKENLPIPLVLHGGSNNPDSEISEAVRLGINKINISSDIKKAYFEKMREILKDQNLREPNVIQPPCIDYMKKVAIQKIELFQAAGKAKFY; from the coding sequence TTGTTAATGAATTTAAAAGAATTGTTAGAGGTTGCAAATAAGAAGTATTTTGCAGTTCCAGCTTTTAATATTAGTGATTATTCAATGTTTAATGGGATATTTGAAGCAGTAGAAGAAAAACAATCGCCGGTTATTATAGCAATTCATCCCAATGAATTGGCTCATATACGTGTAGAAATGATCACATCAATAATTCAAAAGATTAATAAAAGTAGAATACCAGCTAGTATTCATTTAGACCATGGTTCCTCTTTAAAAGAAATTGTAACTGCCATTCAAAGTGGTTTTACTTCTGTTATGATTGATGGATCTAATTTGCCAATTGAGGAGAATATTGATCTTACCAAAAAAGTGGTTGAAATTGCACACTATGTAAATATTTCTGTAGAAGGAGAACTAGGTACAATTGGCTCTACTGATACAGAATCAGAAACAAAAATTAATGAAATAATTTATACTAATCCAGATGATGCAGTTTATTTTGTAAAAAAAACTGGTATCGATGCCTTAGCAATTGCAATTGGAACTTCTCATGGTCTTTATCCTAAAGGCGTGAAACCTAAACTAAAATTAGAAATACTAAAAAAAATTAAGGAAAATTTACCTATTCCTCTTGTTCTTCACGGAGGTTCTAATAATCCAGATAGTGAAATTAGTGAAGCCGTAAGGCTAGGAATCAATAAAATCAACATTTCTAGCGATATTAAAAAAGCTTATTTTGAAAAAATGCGTGAAATCCTTAAAGATCAAAATCTTAGAGAGCCAAACGTTATTCAACCTCCTTGTATTGATTACATGAAAAAAGTCGCAATTCAAAAAATTGAACTTTTCCAAGCTGCAGGTAAAGCAAAATTTTATTAA
- a CDS encoding carbohydrate ABC transporter permease, with protein sequence MVILFSFFDNVIINKNPTFVGIANYYDVLTDPIFFTALKNTTFFVGISVLAHLILGIMFALLLNSKYIGKKTKALFRVIFILPWLFTEAIIAILWRLLLNPNGIVNYLLQTFNFIDTSINWLGSIDLALVSVTIINIWSGYPFYMISLLAGLQGIPQELYEASSIDGANAMNQFFYITIPQLKPILLSLITLDLVWTIQQFTLIWMTTGGGPLHASETLSTYIYKQAFSSFQYSKAATTSVIVLLICIVLAIFYAKQQKGEGLK encoded by the coding sequence ATGGTGATACTCTTTTCGTTTTTTGACAATGTAATAATTAATAAAAATCCAACTTTTGTAGGCATAGCTAATTATTATGATGTTTTGACTGATCCAATCTTTTTCACAGCTCTAAAAAATACTACTTTTTTTGTTGGAATTAGTGTATTGGCTCATCTAATTCTGGGAATCATGTTTGCTTTACTTTTAAATAGTAAATATATAGGAAAAAAAACGAAAGCTCTTTTTAGAGTTATTTTCATCTTACCATGGCTTTTTACTGAAGCGATTATTGCAATTCTATGGAGATTATTGCTAAATCCTAATGGTATAGTTAATTATTTATTACAAACTTTTAATTTTATTGACACATCCATTAACTGGTTAGGCTCAATAGATTTAGCCTTAGTTTCAGTTACCATTATTAATATTTGGTCTGGTTATCCTTTTTATATGATTAGTCTCCTAGCAGGGCTCCAAGGAATTCCACAAGAGTTATATGAGGCTTCCTCTATAGACGGAGCAAATGCAATGAACCAATTCTTTTATATTACAATTCCTCAATTAAAACCAATTTTGCTAAGTTTAATAACATTAGATTTGGTTTGGACTATACAACAATTCACGTTAATTTGGATGACAACTGGTGGGGGACCTCTTCACGCAAGCGAAACATTAAGTACTTATATTTATAAGCAAGCTTTTAGTAGCTTTCAGTATTCGAAAGCGGCAACTACTTCTGTGATTGTTTTATTGATTTGCATTGTTTTAGCAATATTTTATGCCAAACAGCAGAAAGGGGAAGGCTTAAAATGA